In Ectothiorhodosinus mongolicus, one DNA window encodes the following:
- a CDS encoding DUF502 domain-containing protein yields MSPTRLQSLRRYLIAGLLVWVPLVATVAIIKFIVDLLDKTVLLLPAGWRPESLLGFSIPGTGVVLAVIIVFITGLVVANLLGRKLVDLWEAILSRIPLVNTIYSAIKQVVETIFGDTGDAFRKVLLVEYPRKGIWTIGFQTGSRLGEVQSKTHHEVVSVFVPTTPNPTSGFIILVPREDVIEMDMTVEEGLKFVMSLGVVVPRYTDPAAPLKPPTV; encoded by the coding sequence ATGTCGCCAACCCGCTTGCAAAGCCTGCGGCGCTATCTCATCGCCGGCCTGTTGGTGTGGGTGCCTTTGGTCGCCACCGTGGCGATCATCAAGTTCATTGTGGATTTACTGGATAAAACGGTGTTATTGCTGCCTGCCGGCTGGCGCCCTGAAAGCCTGCTGGGTTTTAGTATCCCCGGCACTGGGGTGGTGCTTGCGGTGATCATCGTGTTTATCACGGGTCTGGTGGTGGCCAATTTGTTGGGCCGCAAGCTGGTGGATTTGTGGGAGGCGATTTTGTCGCGGATTCCTCTGGTCAATACCATTTATTCGGCCATTAAACAGGTGGTCGAAACCATTTTTGGGGACACGGGTGATGCGTTTCGCAAAGTGCTGCTGGTCGAGTATCCGCGCAAGGGGATCTGGACTATTGGCTTTCAAACCGGTTCACGCTTGGGCGAGGTGCAGTCCAAGACGCATCATGAAGTAGTGAGTGTTTTTGTTCCCACAACGCCCAACCCCACCAGTGGCTTTATTATTCTGGTGCCTCGGGAGGATGTGATTGAAATGGACATGACGGTGGAGGAGGGGCTGAAGTTTGTTATGTCCTTAGGTGTAGTCGTGCCCCGCTATACGGACCCAGCCGCGCCGCTTAAGCCGCCGACTGTGTAG
- the rpmB gene encoding 50S ribosomal protein L28, whose amino-acid sequence MARVCQITGKRPMTGNNVSHAHNKTRRRFLPNLHEHRFWVESENRFVRLRVSQKGMRIIDKKGIDTVLGEIRARGEKV is encoded by the coding sequence ATGGCCCGAGTCTGCCAAATCACGGGTAAACGCCCGATGACCGGGAACAACGTATCCCACGCGCACAACAAGACGCGTCGTCGTTTCCTGCCCAACCTGCACGAACACCGCTTCTGGGTCGAAAGCGAGAACCGCTTTGTGCGCCTGCGCGTTAGTCAAAAAGGCATGCGCATTATCGACAAGAAAGGCATTGACACCGTGCTCGGTGAAATCCGTGCCCGCGGCGAAAAGGTTTAA
- a CDS encoding FmdB family zinc ribbon protein: MPIYEYECTECGHRHEAIQKMSDAALTECPACGASALRKLVSAAAFRLSGGGWYETDFKKDNKRNLKEADKGSAEGAKKAEGGKTADPAKKASSESASKPAASSTASSSSAASSS; encoded by the coding sequence GTGCCGATTTACGAATATGAGTGTACTGAGTGCGGTCACCGCCACGAGGCGATACAAAAAATGTCGGATGCGGCGCTGACCGAATGCCCGGCCTGCGGCGCATCAGCGCTGCGTAAGCTAGTCTCGGCCGCGGCGTTTCGTTTGAGCGGTGGTGGTTGGTATGAAACTGATTTTAAAAAGGATAATAAGCGTAACCTCAAAGAGGCGGACAAAGGGTCGGCCGAAGGCGCCAAGAAAGCTGAGGGTGGAAAAACCGCAGACCCGGCTAAGAAAGCCTCCAGCGAATCAGCCTCTAAGCCGGCAGCCAGCAGCACCGCTAGTTCGTCCAGTGCGGCCAGCAGCTCATAG
- the rhlB gene encoding ATP-dependent RNA helicase RhlB, translating to MSEQHLSNTEFNALELPDSLRQGLADAGFTQCTPIQALALPHALQGQDVAGQAQTGTGKTAAFLITVFTHLLTKPEPEQRNINDVRALILAPTRELAIQIHKDAVSLGAHTGLKLGLAYGGTDYDKQRQQLAEGVDILIGTPGRIIDYFKQKVFSLKKTQVLVLDEADRMFDLGFIKDIRFLLRRMSPPAERQSMLFSATLSFRVMELAYEHMNNPIKLQTQDEQITAKRVRQSVYYPANDQKIPLLIGLMRQWQPERSIVFVNTKHVAERLTDWLQANGITTALLSGDVPQRKREKLLAQFEQGDYRVLVATDVAARGLHIPDVSHVFNFDLPQSGEDYTHRIGRTGRAGREGDAISFACEDYAFYLPEIEEYIGVKIPAAMTEDSLLASELSKPPRRERAPRAGTPRPQRGTTPRRHR from the coding sequence CTTCACCCAATGCACGCCGATTCAAGCTCTAGCCCTACCCCATGCTTTGCAGGGGCAGGATGTCGCCGGTCAGGCACAAACCGGGACGGGAAAGACCGCGGCGTTCCTGATCACTGTGTTCACGCATTTGCTCACCAAACCAGAACCTGAGCAACGCAACATCAACGATGTGAGAGCGTTGATCTTAGCCCCGACCCGTGAGTTAGCCATTCAAATACACAAGGATGCTGTGTCGCTGGGCGCCCATACCGGACTCAAGCTCGGTCTGGCTTATGGCGGCACCGATTACGACAAACAGCGCCAACAACTCGCCGAAGGCGTGGATATTTTGATTGGTACGCCGGGGCGCATCATTGATTACTTCAAACAGAAAGTCTTTTCGCTGAAAAAGACCCAAGTCTTGGTGCTGGATGAGGCTGACCGCATGTTCGATCTCGGCTTCATCAAAGACATTCGATTTCTGCTGCGGCGCATGAGCCCACCGGCAGAACGCCAATCCATGCTGTTCTCCGCGACGCTGTCTTTTCGCGTGATGGAGCTGGCCTATGAACATATGAATAACCCCATCAAACTGCAGACGCAGGATGAACAAATCACCGCTAAGCGCGTCCGTCAGTCGGTGTATTACCCCGCCAACGATCAGAAGATCCCTTTGCTGATCGGCTTGATGCGGCAGTGGCAACCCGAGCGTTCAATAGTGTTCGTTAACACCAAGCATGTTGCCGAAAGGCTGACCGACTGGCTGCAGGCCAATGGCATCACGACAGCCCTGCTCTCAGGTGATGTGCCACAGCGCAAGCGCGAAAAATTGCTTGCTCAGTTCGAGCAGGGCGACTACCGCGTGCTGGTGGCCACTGATGTGGCTGCGCGAGGTCTGCATATCCCAGATGTCTCGCATGTATTCAATTTTGATCTACCGCAGTCCGGCGAGGACTACACCCACCGCATCGGTCGCACCGGTCGCGCCGGTCGCGAGGGCGACGCCATCAGCTTCGCCTGCGAAGACTACGCCTTCTATTTGCCTGAGATCGAAGAGTACATCGGCGTGAAAATTCCCGCCGCAATGACAGAAGATAGCCTACTGGCCAGTGAACTGAGCAAACCGCCGCGCCGCGAACGTGCTCCGCGCGCCGGCACTCCGAGACCCCAAAGGGGTACGACCCCACGCCGCCACCGTTAA
- a CDS encoding DsrE family protein, whose amino-acid sequence MAEKVVFMLVNTQLDPPTSLGTPFFQATVAAAMDLEVEMYFAAETVKLLKKGVAEKLYPGAAQEKSIYAFMQDAHELGVKFYACFGATDEHNVTPETAIPELDGMRGGGAFIGDIVEEGVIALTY is encoded by the coding sequence ATGGCTGAAAAAGTCGTTTTTATGTTGGTGAATACCCAACTCGACCCCCCCACTTCCTTGGGCACACCATTTTTTCAAGCCACGGTCGCAGCCGCCATGGATCTAGAAGTGGAAATGTATTTCGCCGCCGAGACGGTCAAATTGCTGAAAAAGGGTGTGGCTGAAAAGCTTTACCCCGGCGCGGCTCAGGAAAAATCCATTTATGCATTCATGCAAGATGCGCACGAGCTCGGCGTTAAATTTTACGCCTGCTTTGGCGCTACTGATGAGCATAACGTCACGCCGGAGACCGCCATTCCGGAACTCGATGGAATGCGCGGTGGTGGTGCATTTATTGGCGATATCGTCGAAGAGGGCGTGATCGCTCTGACCTACTAG
- a CDS encoding 4Fe-4S dicluster domain-containing protein, with translation MRLGLVIDLDTCVGCHACAVACKQWNTSGTTGPLTDLAPYGAEPSGVWFNRIRNFEVGDYPHNKTVNMPMSCMHCEDADCVTVCPTGASYKRKEDGIVLVDQDKCMGCNLCAWACPYGARELDPTDGVMKKCTLCVDRIYDENLAPEDRQPACVITCPAHARFFGDFDDPDSEVSRLTRERAGQKLMPELGYKPTNAYLPPRVSRPIPTDDVRSKSLIDNVKDWVNQAIAR, from the coding sequence ATGCGACTTGGACTTGTGATTGATTTGGATACCTGCGTGGGCTGTCATGCCTGTGCGGTGGCTTGTAAACAGTGGAACACCTCGGGAACCACCGGTCCGCTAACGGACCTAGCTCCCTATGGCGCAGAACCCAGCGGCGTCTGGTTTAACCGCATCCGAAATTTTGAAGTCGGGGACTATCCACACAATAAGACCGTCAATATGCCGATGTCTTGTATGCATTGTGAGGATGCCGACTGTGTCACGGTGTGTCCGACTGGCGCATCGTATAAGCGCAAAGAAGACGGCATTGTGCTGGTCGATCAAGATAAGTGCATGGGGTGTAATCTGTGCGCTTGGGCGTGTCCCTATGGAGCGCGCGAGTTGGATCCGACCGATGGCGTAATGAAAAAATGCACGCTGTGCGTCGACCGCATTTATGATGAAAACTTGGCGCCGGAAGATCGTCAGCCCGCTTGTGTGATTACTTGCCCTGCGCATGCGCGCTTTTTTGGTGATTTTGATGATCCGGATTCTGAGGTTAGTCGTCTGACGCGTGAGCGTGCGGGTCAAAAGCTGATGCCTGAGTTGGGTTATAAGCCGACCAATGCATATTTGCCACCGCGCGTTTCGCGCCCCATACCCACCGATGACGTGCGCAGTAAGAGTTTGATCGACAACGTCAAAGACTGGGTGAATCAGGCCATTGCCCGTTAA
- a CDS encoding dimethyl sulfoxide reductase anchor subunit family protein, which translates to MHPALSVILFTVMSGAGYGLFMLVALLHVFGGYPDPGTSELVVQLGLALALITTGLVSSTQHLANPKNAWRAVMRVRTSWLSREAVLAIGFYPFALLYGLSILRGGALEPGGFTMAMGLISVALAGLTVFCTGMIYASLKTIRQWNTALTPANYLMLGLALGAVLLVAVHAVFQGRSEPLVAMALSLLVLAALLKWIYYVWIREPSGPTINTATGFTRGTVRMMDPGHTAGTFLTREFGYDPGAQVIGQVRLGVYGLGFVLPILLLSWILLGASVFWLVLAVPSALAGVGLERWLFFAEARHAVMLYHGRQHT; encoded by the coding sequence ATGCATCCTGCTTTATCTGTCATTTTATTTACCGTGATGTCCGGTGCTGGCTACGGGTTGTTTATGCTGGTGGCCTTACTGCATGTTTTTGGTGGTTATCCCGACCCGGGCACCTCTGAATTGGTGGTTCAGCTGGGCTTGGCGCTGGCGTTGATCACTACCGGCCTCGTGTCTTCTACCCAGCACTTGGCCAATCCCAAAAACGCTTGGCGTGCGGTGATGCGTGTGCGTACCTCGTGGTTATCACGTGAGGCGGTGTTGGCGATTGGATTTTATCCATTTGCGCTTTTGTATGGCTTATCGATTTTGCGCGGTGGAGCGTTGGAGCCTGGCGGTTTTACCATGGCTATGGGTCTGATTAGTGTGGCTTTGGCCGGCCTGACGGTATTTTGTACGGGGATGATTTATGCCAGTTTGAAAACCATTCGTCAGTGGAATACTGCCTTAACTCCGGCGAATTATTTGATGTTGGGGCTGGCTCTGGGGGCTGTTTTGTTGGTAGCCGTACATGCTGTATTTCAGGGACGTAGTGAGCCACTGGTGGCTATGGCGCTCAGTCTGTTGGTGCTGGCGGCCCTGCTCAAATGGATCTACTACGTGTGGATTCGCGAACCCAGCGGTCCGACGATTAATACCGCGACGGGCTTTACCCGGGGCACGGTGCGCATGATGGATCCTGGCCATACTGCGGGCACTTTTCTGACCCGTGAGTTTGGTTATGACCCCGGTGCTCAGGTCATTGGCCAAGTGCGCTTAGGCGTGTATGGCCTGGGCTTTGTGCTGCCCATTCTTCTGCTATCTTGGATCTTGCTGGGGGCTTCCGTGTTTTGGTTGGTGCTGGCGGTGCCATCGGCGCTAGCGGGTGTGGGCTTGGAGCGCTGGCTGTTCTTTGCGGAAGCGCGCCACGCCGTCATGCTCTACCACGGCCGCCAACACACGTAA
- a CDS encoding molybdopterin oxidoreductase family protein: MKALPVFEDHGAQQTKYTTCYMCACRCGIKVTVEDNKVRYIQGNRNHPVNKGVLCAKGNAGIMKQQSPARLRQPLLRKPGTERGAGEFEPISWDQALEMLTERLAHIRATDPKKLAFFTGRDQMQALTGLWATQFGTINWAAHGGFCSVNMAAGGLYTMGHAFWEFGDPDWERTKYFMLWGVAEDHASNPIKIGLEQLKRRGGKFVSINPVRTGYQAIADEWVPIRPGTDGLLALSMVHVLLRHSQFDWEYLIRYTNAPWLIVHTPGQKGHGLVLRDADGKPLCWDQDKNAAVDASQTGIKPAMFGDFTAPDGRPVKTVMTLLAERYLDAEYAPENVAERCGVSAEQIERMALEMAHVAFKESIEIACEWTDAYGRKHDKFIGRPVSMHAMRGISAHSNGFQTCRAIHFLQILLGSIDVPGGHLAKPPYPKHVPPGIKPAKEMAPNTPLKSPPLGFPTAPEDLVIDAEGNPLRIDKAYSWDAPVANHGLMHMVITNAVKGDPYPIDTLILFMANMAWNSTMNTSQVMDMLREKDASGEYKIPFLVVSDAFHSETVQFADLVLPDTTYLERYDTISMLDRPISEPHAAADSIRQPILDLDRDVRAWQEVLVDLAGRLKFPAFTGEDGQPKYDSYKDFITYFEKEPGIGFLSGWRGKDGEKSLRGEPNPKQWEAYAENQCFFVHHLEDDQKYYRFCNQSYLELAKHAGWNGSTDPIVIELYAESQQRFKLAGQGLYDGPMPMREEHKARLAEFFDPLPIWYEPIEQTRVSEAEYPFFAVTQRPMFMYHSWDSQNAWLRQICAGNRLYMNRAKAESMGIKDDSWVYVESHNGKIRVQVKLIEGTQTDTVWTWNAIGKQSGAWGLKADADEARKGFLLNHLISELLPKKGDAVDAITNSDPVTGQAAWYDLRVKITPAPAHEEGSWPQFDTLKALPGMPESPDVLRYQTHQAVNLERPLDDILARGKHQR, from the coding sequence ATGAAGGCATTGCCGGTATTCGAGGACCACGGGGCGCAGCAGACGAAGTACACGACCTGCTATATGTGCGCTTGTCGCTGCGGTATCAAAGTTACCGTGGAGGACAACAAGGTCCGATATATCCAAGGGAACCGCAACCATCCGGTGAATAAAGGCGTGCTGTGCGCCAAGGGCAATGCGGGCATTATGAAGCAGCAGTCGCCAGCGCGGCTGCGTCAGCCGCTGCTGCGCAAACCCGGTACTGAGCGTGGGGCTGGTGAGTTCGAGCCAATTTCCTGGGACCAGGCCTTGGAGATGCTGACCGAGCGTCTGGCGCATATTCGTGCCACCGATCCCAAAAAGCTGGCGTTTTTCACGGGTCGCGATCAGATGCAGGCTCTGACCGGATTGTGGGCAACGCAGTTTGGCACCATCAACTGGGCGGCGCATGGCGGTTTTTGTTCGGTGAATATGGCCGCCGGTGGGCTGTACACCATGGGTCATGCCTTCTGGGAGTTTGGTGATCCAGATTGGGAGCGCACCAAGTATTTCATGCTGTGGGGCGTGGCCGAAGATCATGCCTCTAATCCGATCAAGATCGGTCTGGAACAACTCAAGCGTCGGGGCGGCAAATTCGTCTCGATTAACCCTGTGCGTACCGGTTATCAGGCGATTGCTGATGAGTGGGTGCCGATTCGTCCGGGTACTGATGGCCTGTTGGCTTTGTCGATGGTGCATGTGCTGCTCAGACATTCGCAGTTCGACTGGGAATACCTGATTCGCTATACCAATGCGCCTTGGCTGATTGTGCATACGCCGGGGCAGAAAGGGCATGGCTTGGTACTGCGCGATGCCGATGGCAAGCCGCTTTGCTGGGATCAGGATAAAAATGCCGCGGTAGATGCCTCACAGACCGGCATTAAGCCCGCCATGTTCGGTGATTTTACGGCGCCTGATGGCCGACCCGTGAAAACCGTGATGACGCTTCTGGCCGAGCGTTATCTGGATGCTGAGTATGCGCCGGAGAATGTAGCCGAGCGCTGCGGCGTCTCAGCCGAGCAGATCGAACGCATGGCTTTGGAGATGGCGCATGTGGCATTTAAAGAGAGCATCGAGATAGCCTGTGAATGGACTGATGCCTATGGCCGTAAACACGATAAGTTCATTGGTCGCCCCGTGTCGATGCACGCAATGCGCGGGATTTCTGCGCATTCCAATGGCTTTCAGACCTGTCGTGCGATTCATTTCTTGCAGATTCTTTTGGGCAGTATTGATGTGCCCGGCGGTCACTTGGCCAAGCCGCCTTATCCCAAACATGTCCCGCCAGGTATCAAGCCGGCCAAGGAGATGGCGCCGAATACGCCGCTGAAAAGTCCGCCGCTGGGCTTTCCAACCGCGCCCGAGGATCTGGTGATCGATGCTGAGGGCAATCCGCTGCGTATCGATAAGGCCTATTCTTGGGATGCGCCGGTGGCCAACCATGGCCTGATGCATATGGTGATTACCAATGCCGTCAAGGGTGATCCCTATCCCATTGATACCTTGATTTTGTTCATGGCTAATATGGCTTGGAACTCGACCATGAACACCAGTCAGGTGATGGATATGCTGCGCGAAAAAGATGCCAGCGGCGAGTATAAGATCCCGTTTTTGGTGGTCTCCGATGCGTTCCACTCCGAGACGGTGCAGTTTGCGGATTTGGTATTACCCGATACCACGTATTTGGAGCGATACGACACAATCTCCATGCTGGATCGGCCTATCTCCGAGCCTCATGCTGCGGCGGATTCGATTCGCCAGCCCATTTTGGATTTGGATCGTGATGTGCGCGCCTGGCAAGAGGTGTTGGTGGATTTGGCCGGACGCCTGAAATTTCCGGCATTCACGGGTGAAGATGGTCAGCCCAAATATGACTCTTACAAAGATTTCATCACCTATTTTGAGAAAGAGCCGGGTATTGGCTTTCTCTCGGGATGGCGTGGCAAGGACGGCGAGAAGAGTCTGCGCGGTGAGCCCAACCCGAAGCAGTGGGAAGCTTATGCCGAGAACCAGTGCTTTTTTGTGCATCATCTCGAAGATGATCAAAAGTATTATCGTTTTTGTAACCAAAGCTATCTTGAGCTCGCTAAGCATGCCGGTTGGAACGGTTCGACTGACCCGATTGTCATTGAGCTTTATGCCGAGTCACAGCAGCGCTTTAAGCTGGCGGGTCAGGGTCTTTATGACGGTCCTATGCCTATGCGGGAGGAGCATAAGGCCCGCTTAGCCGAGTTTTTTGACCCCTTGCCGATTTGGTATGAGCCGATTGAACAGACGCGGGTAAGTGAGGCCGAATATCCGTTCTTTGCGGTGACGCAGCGACCGATGTTTATGTACCACTCCTGGGACTCGCAGAATGCGTGGTTGCGGCAGATTTGTGCGGGCAACCGGCTTTATATGAACCGTGCCAAGGCCGAATCCATGGGGATTAAGGATGACAGCTGGGTCTATGTTGAGTCGCATAACGGTAAGATTCGGGTGCAAGTCAAGCTGATTGAGGGCACGCAGACCGATACCGTTTGGACTTGGAACGCGATTGGTAAACAGTCCGGTGCCTGGGGCTTGAAGGCCGATGCCGATGAGGCGCGCAAGGGCTTTTTACTCAATCATCTGATCTCTGAGCTACTCCCGAAAAAAGGCGATGCTGTGGATGCGATTACCAACTCGGATCCTGTGACTGGTCAGGCGGCTTGGTATGACCTGCGGGTGAAGATCACTCCGGCCCCGGCCCATGAAGAGGGATCTTGGCCACAATTTGACACTTTGAAAGCGTTGCCGGGTATGCCGGAATCGCCCGACGTATTGCGTTATCAAACCCATCAAGCTGTGAACCTAGAGCGTCCTTTGGACGATATTCTGGCTCGCGGCAAGCATCAGCGCTAA
- a CDS encoding DUF6967 family protein has product MWAQLFTDFCVKEYQFMEQIKAPLGETIEMRQIIHDSGIPLLRVLIREDEHFSHLDLDPATAHRWGKLMQVWAEEAIKKGV; this is encoded by the coding sequence ATGTGGGCGCAGCTTTTTACAGACTTTTGCGTGAAAGAGTATCAATTCATGGAACAGATCAAGGCACCGCTGGGCGAGACCATCGAAATGCGGCAAATCATCCACGACTCGGGGATCCCTCTACTGCGTGTTTTGATTCGCGAGGATGAGCATTTTAGTCATTTGGATTTGGACCCAGCCACTGCGCATCGTTGGGGCAAGTTGATGCAGGTTTGGGCAGAAGAGGCCATAAAAAAAGGGGTCTGA
- the folK gene encoding 2-amino-4-hydroxy-6-hydroxymethyldihydropteridine diphosphokinase produces MSVLRAFISMGSNVDREHHFRGAARALQEAFGAVMFSPVYETGAVGFDGDPFFNAVAAFDTAEPAEIIVEALKRIEDEHGRVRGVARFSDRTLDLDLLLLGDQVVEGPGYALPRDEIVHNAFVLRPLADLAPDLVHPQLGTTMRCLWEVFDLDGQWLKAIEFCWDDALA; encoded by the coding sequence GTGAGCGTGCTTAGAGCCTTTATCAGTATGGGCTCGAATGTTGATCGCGAACACCACTTCCGCGGCGCTGCCCGAGCGCTGCAGGAGGCCTTTGGTGCGGTGATGTTCTCACCAGTGTATGAGACTGGCGCTGTGGGTTTTGATGGGGATCCTTTTTTTAATGCGGTAGCGGCTTTTGATACCGCTGAGCCAGCAGAGATCATCGTTGAAGCGCTTAAGCGCATCGAGGACGAGCATGGCCGCGTTCGCGGTGTGGCGCGGTTTTCGGATCGGACTTTGGATTTGGATTTGCTGTTGCTGGGTGATCAGGTGGTTGAGGGGCCCGGTTATGCTTTGCCTCGAGATGAGATTGTGCACAATGCCTTTGTTTTGCGACCGCTGGCAGATCTCGCGCCGGATTTGGTGCATCCGCAGTTAGGGACGACCATGCGTTGCCTCTGGGAGGTCTTTGATCTCGATGGTCAATGGCTTAAAGCGATAGAGTTTTGTTGGGACGACGCACTCGCGTAA
- the aspS gene encoding aspartate--tRNA ligase codes for MRTHYCGTVDSQLLGQEVTLCGWVNRRRDHGGVIFVDLRDREGLVQVVFDPDAPEIFAIAERIRSEYVLQVRGRVRARPEGTVNPDLRTGAIEVLGLELTVLNASETPPFQLDEDDVGEETRLRYRYVDLRRPMMQTRLKMRAQITGVMRRFLEDQGFLDIETPMLTKATPEGARDYLVPSRTHPGSFFALPQSPQLFKQLLMMSGLDRYYQIVRCFRDEDLRADRQPEFTQLDIETSFMDEEGIMGLMEAMVRELFAQVLEEPLHSPFERMTYAEAMHRFGSDKPDLRIPLELVDLTDVMAPVEFKVFSGPAQDPQGRVAALRLPKGGELSRKDIDDYTAYVSRYGARGLAYIKVNDLNAGREGLQSPILKFLPDTVVVDILDRTGAEDGDLIFFGADKAKIVNESLGALRVKLGHDRGLVDRGWRPLWVIDFPMFEFDDKDQRWVALHHPFTAPRLQDGQTLDGDPGALVSRAYDLVLNGTEVGGGSIRIHQTALQERVFELLGIGQEEAREKFGFLLDALKLGCPPHGGIAFGLDRLVMLMTGAQSIRDVMAFPKTQTAACPLTQAPAQVSEAQLKELNIRKRS; via the coding sequence ATGCGTACACATTATTGCGGCACGGTCGATAGCCAGCTGCTCGGTCAGGAAGTCACTTTGTGTGGCTGGGTTAATCGCCGACGCGATCACGGGGGCGTGATTTTCGTGGATCTGCGTGACCGCGAGGGATTGGTGCAAGTGGTGTTTGATCCGGATGCGCCGGAGATCTTCGCCATCGCTGAGCGTATTCGCAGCGAATACGTATTACAGGTGCGCGGTCGCGTTCGAGCCCGACCCGAAGGCACCGTGAATCCTGATTTACGCACTGGTGCTATTGAAGTATTGGGTCTGGAGCTGACGGTGTTAAATGCCTCCGAGACCCCACCGTTTCAGCTAGATGAGGATGATGTGGGTGAGGAAACTCGCCTGCGTTATCGCTATGTCGATTTACGCCGGCCCATGATGCAAACACGCCTTAAAATGCGCGCGCAGATCACAGGGGTGATGCGCCGCTTCCTGGAAGACCAAGGTTTTTTGGATATCGAAACGCCGATGCTGACCAAGGCGACCCCGGAAGGCGCGCGTGACTATTTGGTGCCCAGTCGCACCCATCCCGGCAGTTTTTTTGCGTTGCCACAGTCGCCGCAGCTATTCAAACAGCTGCTGATGATGTCCGGGCTGGATCGCTATTATCAAATCGTGCGTTGTTTCCGCGATGAAGACCTGCGCGCTGATCGTCAGCCGGAATTTACCCAGCTGGATATCGAGACCTCATTCATGGATGAGGAGGGCATCATGGGGTTGATGGAGGCCATGGTGCGTGAGCTGTTTGCTCAGGTTTTAGAAGAGCCGCTGCATTCGCCTTTTGAGCGTATGACTTATGCCGAGGCCATGCATCGCTTTGGCTCGGATAAGCCGGATTTGCGTATTCCTCTGGAATTGGTGGATCTCACCGATGTGATGGCCCCGGTGGAATTTAAAGTGTTCTCTGGTCCGGCCCAGGATCCTCAGGGTCGCGTGGCTGCTTTACGCCTGCCTAAGGGAGGTGAGTTGTCGCGCAAAGATATCGATGACTATACGGCTTACGTGAGTCGCTATGGTGCCCGGGGTTTGGCGTATATCAAGGTCAATGATTTGAATGCTGGGCGCGAGGGCTTGCAGTCGCCCATTCTCAAATTTTTACCCGATACCGTGGTGGTCGATATTTTGGACCGCACGGGGGCTGAAGATGGGGATTTAATTTTCTTTGGCGCCGACAAGGCCAAGATCGTCAATGAGTCGCTGGGCGCGTTACGCGTCAAGTTGGGCCATGATCGGGGTCTGGTGGATCGCGGTTGGCGGCCTTTATGGGTGATCGACTTCCCGATGTTTGAGTTTGATGACAAGGATCAGCGCTGGGTGGCTTTGCATCATCCCTTTACCGCGCCGCGTTTGCAGGACGGGCAGACGCTGGATGGAGATCCCGGCGCTTTGGTCTCGCGGGCCTATGACCTGGTGCTCAATGGTACGGAAGTGGGTGGCGGCTCAATTCGTATTCATCAAACTGCCTTGCAGGAGCGCGTCTTTGAGCTTTTGGGGATTGGTCAGGAAGAAGCCCGTGAGAAATTTGGTTTTCTCTTGGATGCTTTGAAGTTGGGTTGCCCGCCGCATGGCGGCATTGCCTTTGGTTTGGATCGGTTGGTGATGTTGATGACCGGTGCCCAGTCAATTCGTGATGTGATGGCCTTCCCCAAGACGCAGACCGCGGCGTGCCCTTTGACCCAGGCACCGGCGCAGGTCAGCGAGGCACAGTTAAAGGAACTGAATATCCGTAAGCGTTCTTAG
- the rpmG gene encoding 50S ribosomal protein L33, with protein MAKGPREKIRLVSSAGTGHFYTTSKNKRNMPEKMEIKKFDPVIRQHVMYKEAKIK; from the coding sequence ATGGCAAAAGGTCCTCGTGAAAAAATCCGCCTCGTTTCCAGCGCTGGAACCGGGCACTTCTATACCACCAGCAAGAACAAGCGCAACATGCCGGAGAAAATGGAGATCAAAAAGTTTGATCCCGTGATCCGTCAGCATGTGATGTACAAAGAAGCCAAAATCAAATAA
- the folB gene encoding dihydroneopterin aldolase, producing the protein MDIVYIRDLRVMTTVGIFDWEQAIRQEVRIDLEMGTDIRPGAKSDRIEDVLDYKSVAKRVIKLVENNQRELVEAMAEDIAQMVLEEFPVPWLRLTLGKPGAVRGSSEVGICIERGERA; encoded by the coding sequence ATGGATATCGTCTACATACGAGACCTGCGGGTCATGACCACCGTTGGCATTTTTGATTGGGAACAGGCGATTCGCCAAGAAGTGCGCATCGATCTGGAGATGGGGACAGATATTCGCCCAGGAGCAAAGAGTGATCGCATCGAAGATGTCCTTGACTATAAGTCAGTAGCCAAGCGCGTCATCAAACTGGTGGAAAACAATCAGCGCGAGTTGGTGGAGGCGATGGCCGAGGATATTGCGCAGATGGTGCTGGAGGAATTCCCCGTGCCCTGGCTGCGGTTGACCCTAGGTAAGCCGGGGGCGGTGCGTGGCTCGAGTGAAGTGGGGATTTGCATTGAGCGGGGTGAGCGTGCTTAG